One genomic region from Nostoc sphaeroides encodes:
- a CDS encoding histidine phosphatase family protein — protein sequence MTLNLYFLRHGETTFSQSGNFCGETDAELTTEGMQMASGFADVYQQLKWEAVYASPMKRTVATAKPFCDAIGMDMQLRDGLREGSYGEWEGKSKSFAQENYAQNYVKWLTEPAWNAPIGGETAVDIANRSMPVIAEIQEKHHQGNVLVVSHKATIRIMLCSLLGIDLGRYRYRVNILVASVSMVKFDVHGPLLEILGDRHHIPDHIRDRPGT from the coding sequence ATGACACTCAATTTATATTTTCTGCGACATGGAGAAACTACTTTTAGTCAAAGTGGTAATTTCTGCGGTGAAACTGATGCGGAATTGACGACAGAGGGGATGCAGATGGCATCCGGTTTTGCCGATGTTTATCAACAATTGAAGTGGGAGGCGGTTTATGCTAGCCCGATGAAGCGCACAGTTGCAACTGCCAAGCCATTTTGTGATGCTATCGGTATGGATATGCAGTTGCGTGACGGACTTAGAGAAGGTAGTTACGGCGAGTGGGAAGGGAAGAGTAAATCGTTTGCCCAAGAGAATTACGCCCAAAACTATGTAAAATGGTTGACAGAACCGGCTTGGAATGCACCCATTGGTGGAGAAACTGCGGTAGATATTGCTAACCGTTCTATGCCTGTAATTGCTGAAATTCAAGAAAAACATCACCAAGGTAATGTTTTAGTAGTTTCCCATAAAGCTACGATTCGGATTATGCTTTGCAGTTTACTGGGAATTGATTTAGGACGCTATCGCTATCGGGTGAATATTTTGGTCGCGTCGGTAAGTATGGTTAAATTTGATGTTCATGGGCCTTTGTTAGAAATATTAGGCGATCGCCATCATATACCCGATCATATTCGCGATCGTCCGGGAACATAA